From a single Candidatus Eisenbacteria bacterium genomic region:
- a CDS encoding serine/threonine protein kinase, with product MLMNQDFGGYQIVKKIGVGGMATVYTAIQKSLGRTVVLKTMHEHLREDKTFVARFEREAKAAAAMSHENIVKIIDYGLADDTWYIAMEYVNGWDLKKWIELHGSLPTEIGTLVLYDVCAGLAHAHAHHIIHRDIKPANIMLSPTGVPKIADFGLAKQTQESTVLTVHETMIGTVPYMSPEHATGQHVDERSDIFSLGVVAYEIFGGRRPFPGSSSASVIHAIVTLDPLPLVNLNPLVTDELHHIVSKMLHKDPAKRYQSADAVRRDLEPVIDHWGVTRGTDLIAEYLAKPDEVKKTLSVRRFKEHLNRAYQYKSMGLEKIDDAIKEFERAHYLAPENDEVTRHLEELRAQKAPRGSRGARGEGGFSSVLRSPGRRARALSIAGAALVVLAAGGAWLVGGGRDAAREDDSRSPLSSSERNPSLVAAAASVGLAATEAADVNARHEPPPIEERAAERSRPEKNEPAIASAPRSESVTAPAAPADPPKPASREEAPAEAPANGTLDITAKPSATFVVNGRVIAENVSAVSLLFAPGAYDVRLENPFYGTKTWNKVALPSNQTVALAHDFTKEAKGAFLTVTTNRIPAMIWIDDAPTDKWTPQREIPIAPGLHRVTVKKEGFRVEEGIVEAAIRDGAMIELSFTLQEITEP from the coding sequence ATGCTTATGAATCAGGATTTCGGCGGCTACCAGATCGTCAAGAAGATCGGCGTCGGCGGCATGGCGACCGTCTACACGGCGATTCAGAAGTCGCTCGGCCGCACGGTTGTCCTCAAGACGATGCACGAGCATCTTCGCGAGGACAAGACGTTCGTCGCCCGCTTCGAACGAGAGGCGAAGGCGGCGGCCGCGATGAGCCACGAGAACATCGTCAAGATCATCGATTACGGGCTCGCCGACGATACCTGGTACATCGCGATGGAATACGTAAACGGTTGGGATCTCAAGAAGTGGATCGAGCTGCACGGCTCGCTCCCGACCGAGATCGGGACGCTCGTCCTCTACGACGTGTGCGCGGGGCTCGCGCACGCGCACGCGCACCACATCATCCACCGCGACATCAAGCCGGCGAACATTATGCTCTCGCCGACCGGCGTCCCGAAGATCGCCGACTTCGGGCTCGCCAAGCAGACGCAGGAATCGACGGTTCTCACGGTGCACGAGACCATGATCGGAACCGTCCCGTATATGTCGCCGGAGCACGCGACCGGCCAGCACGTGGACGAGCGCTCCGACATCTTCTCGCTCGGCGTGGTCGCCTACGAGATCTTCGGCGGAAGGCGTCCCTTTCCGGGGAGCAGCTCGGCGAGCGTGATCCACGCGATCGTGACGCTCGATCCGCTCCCCCTCGTCAACCTGAACCCCCTCGTCACCGACGAGCTTCACCACATCGTCTCGAAGATGCTCCACAAGGACCCCGCGAAGCGCTATCAGAGCGCGGACGCGGTCCGAAGAGACCTCGAGCCGGTGATCGATCATTGGGGCGTGACGCGGGGGACGGATCTCATCGCCGAGTATCTGGCGAAACCGGACGAGGTGAAGAAAACGCTTTCCGTCCGGCGTTTCAAGGAGCACCTGAACCGCGCGTATCAGTACAAGAGCATGGGGCTCGAGAAGATCGACGACGCGATCAAGGAGTTCGAGCGGGCGCACTATCTCGCGCCCGAGAACGACGAGGTCACCCGTCATCTCGAAGAGCTCCGCGCGCAGAAGGCGCCGCGCGGAAGCCGGGGGGCGCGCGGAGAAGGCGGCTTCTCGTCCGTTCTCCGGAGTCCGGGGAGACGCGCGCGCGCGCTTTCGATCGCCGGCGCGGCTCTCGTCGTTTTAGCCGCCGGAGGCGCTTGGCTCGTCGGCGGCGGAAGGGACGCCGCGCGCGAGGACGACTCGCGATCGCCCCTTTCGTCGAGCGAGAGGAATCCTTCTCTCGTCGCGGCGGCGGCATCGGTTGGACTGGCGGCGACAGAGGCGGCCGACGTGAATGCGCGGCACGAACCCCCGCCGATCGAAGAGCGCGCCGCGGAACGCTCCCGACCCGAGAAGAACGAGCCGGCGATCGCTTCCGCGCCGCGGAGCGAATCGGTCACCGCTCCGGCCGCTCCCGCCGACCCGCCGAAGCCGGCGAGCCGCGAGGAAGCTCCCGCCGAAGCGCCCGCGAACGGAACGCTCGATATCACCGCCAAGCCGTCCGCGACCTTCGTCGTGAACGGCCGCGTGATCGCCGAGAACGTCTCGGCGGTCTCGCTCCTCTTCGCGCCCGGCGCCTACGACGTCCGGCTCGAGAACCCGTTCTACGGAACGAAAACGTGGAACAAGGTCGCGCTTCCGTCGAACCAAACGGTCGCCCTCGCGCACGACTTCACGAAGGAAGCGAAGGGCGCCTTTCTCACGGTGACCACGAACCGGATCCCCGCGATGATCTGGATCGACGACGCGCCGACCGACAAGTGGACCCCGCAGAGAGAAATCCCCATCGCCCCGGGGCTTCATCGCGTCACGGTGAAGAAGGAGGGGTTCCGGGTCGAGGAAGGGATCGTCGAGGCGGCGATCCGCGACGGCGCGATGATCGAGCTTTCCTTCACGCTTCAGGAAATCACGGAACCATAG
- a CDS encoding corrinoid protein: MEILGRIASCVEKGEPDDVLRLVREAAAAGFPAASILNEGLVAGMNVVGEKFRVHEIFLPDVLLAAKAMVAGVEELRPHLASERPTTRGTIVLGSVQGDLHDIGKNLVGILLKGAGFEVIDLGHDVAPERFVEAAEREGAAVIGMSALLTTTMVNMRKTIELLEERGLRKRFLVIIGGAPVSRDFAHEIGADAYAYDAANAVDRLRELTAEKAR; encoded by the coding sequence ATGGAGATCTTGGGGCGAATCGCATCCTGCGTCGAGAAGGGCGAGCCCGACGACGTTCTCCGCCTCGTGCGCGAAGCCGCCGCCGCGGGCTTTCCCGCGGCGAGCATCCTAAACGAAGGGCTCGTCGCCGGGATGAACGTCGTCGGGGAAAAGTTCAGGGTTCATGAGATCTTTCTCCCCGACGTTCTTCTCGCCGCGAAGGCGATGGTCGCCGGAGTGGAAGAGCTCCGGCCGCATCTCGCGTCCGAACGGCCGACGACCCGAGGCACGATCGTCCTCGGCTCCGTTCAGGGCGACCTTCACGACATCGGCAAGAACCTCGTGGGAATCCTTCTCAAAGGGGCCGGCTTCGAGGTGATCGATCTCGGGCACGATGTGGCGCCCGAGCGGTTCGTCGAGGCGGCGGAGCGGGAGGGAGCGGCGGTCATCGGGATGTCCGCGCTTCTTACGACCACGATGGTGAACATGCGAAAGACGATCGAGCTTCTGGAGGAGCGGGGCCTCCGAAAGCGCTTTCTGGTGATCATCGGCGGCGCGCCGGTCTCCCGCGACTTCGCCCACGAGATCGGCGCCGACGCCTATGCCTACGACGCCGCGAACGCCGTCGATCGCTTGAGGGAGCTGACCGCGGAGAAGGCGCGATGA
- a CDS encoding trimethylamine methyltransferase family protein, with amino-acid sequence MTRGRGLARIAERHRPAAPKKGARLRPTLRLLSDDLADRILGEARDVLREIGVTIQNDSVVSLLAEHGALVDRETRRVRIGDALLDRSLRAAPRSFKLYDVLGRETNDFSGDNVHFTPGSAALHVLDPETDAIRKPLTHDYVRYAKLMGGLEHLASQSTAFIPSDVPEKISDSYRLFLSLLYCEKPVVTGTFTIESFAVMRDMQIAVRGSERALEEKPLAVFSCCPTSPLKWSDVTSENVVDCARSLIPVEFIAMPLSGFLAPVTLVGTLVQHTAETLSGVVIAQCARAGAPILYGGSPAAFDVRYETTPMGAIETQMIDCAANEIGKRLGLPTQAYIALSDAKLLDAQAGLESAMGAVLAALSGINNISGPGMLDFESCQSLEKLVVDNEICGMVLRLVRGIEPREDFPSRPIFEELLRENHLLISAHTRRHLREEHLFPGPVIDRANRPRWIEEGSRTLLERARAEVDARIARHEPPAIDDGVRRELVRLMEREARRAGANALPSRE; translated from the coding sequence TTGACCCGAGGGCGAGGGCTTGCGAGAATAGCCGAGAGACACCGCCCGGCCGCGCCGAAGAAAGGAGCCCGCTTGCGACCGACCCTCCGGCTTCTCTCCGATGATCTCGCCGACCGCATTCTCGGCGAGGCGCGCGACGTCCTCCGAGAGATCGGCGTCACGATCCAAAACGACTCGGTCGTCTCCCTCCTCGCGGAACACGGCGCGCTCGTCGATCGCGAGACCCGCAGGGTCCGCATCGGGGATGCGCTTCTCGACCGTTCGCTCCGCGCCGCGCCCCGATCGTTCAAGCTGTACGACGTTCTCGGCCGGGAGACGAACGACTTCTCCGGGGACAACGTCCACTTCACCCCCGGTTCCGCGGCTCTTCACGTCCTCGATCCCGAGACGGACGCGATCCGAAAGCCCCTCACGCACGACTACGTCCGCTACGCGAAGCTGATGGGGGGCCTCGAGCATCTCGCCTCGCAAAGCACCGCCTTCATCCCGTCCGATGTTCCCGAGAAGATATCCGACAGCTACCGCTTGTTTCTCAGCCTGCTCTACTGCGAGAAGCCGGTCGTCACGGGAACCTTCACCATTGAATCGTTCGCCGTGATGCGCGACATGCAGATCGCGGTGCGCGGATCGGAGCGCGCGCTCGAGGAGAAGCCGCTCGCCGTGTTCTCTTGCTGCCCGACCTCGCCCCTCAAGTGGAGCGACGTGACGTCGGAGAACGTGGTCGACTGCGCGCGATCCCTCATCCCCGTCGAGTTCATTGCGATGCCCCTCTCCGGCTTTCTCGCGCCGGTCACGCTCGTCGGCACGCTCGTGCAGCACACCGCCGAGACGCTGAGCGGCGTCGTGATCGCCCAGTGCGCGAGAGCGGGGGCGCCGATCCTCTACGGAGGCTCGCCGGCCGCCTTCGACGTCCGCTACGAAACGACCCCGATGGGCGCGATCGAGACGCAAATGATCGACTGCGCGGCCAACGAGATCGGAAAGCGCCTCGGGCTGCCGACGCAGGCGTACATCGCGCTCTCCGACGCGAAGCTCCTCGACGCGCAGGCCGGGCTCGAATCCGCGATGGGGGCCGTTCTCGCGGCGCTCTCCGGCATCAACAACATCTCCGGCCCCGGCATGCTCGACTTCGAGAGCTGCCAGAGCCTCGAGAAGCTTGTCGTCGACAACGAGATCTGCGGAATGGTCCTCCGCCTCGTCCGCGGCATCGAGCCGAGGGAGGATTTCCCGTCGCGGCCGATCTTCGAGGAGCTTCTTCGCGAGAATCATCTCCTCATCTCCGCGCACACGCGGCGCCACCTCCGCGAGGAGCATCTTTTCCCGGGTCCCGTGATCGATCGCGCGAACCGGCCCCGGTGGATCGAGGAGGGGAGCCGTACGCTTCTGGAGAGAGCGCGCGCCGAGGTGGACGCGCGGATCGCGCGGCACGAGCCGCCCGCGATCGACGATGGCGTGCGGAGAGAGCTCGTGCGCCTCATGGAGCGCGAGGCCCGGCGGGCGGGAGCGAACGCGCTCCCCTCGCGGGAGTGA
- a CDS encoding homocysteine S-methyltransferase family protein, producing MRLLLDRVRAGECLVADGAIGTSLLREGVPAGASLEKLNLEEPARIEAISRAFLDAGAEILQTNTFGASALCLARHRLEAETEEINRTAVRIARRAAAGRAYVAASCGPSGRLLKPHGDADPGLVADSFRRQMSALAAEGVDLFCIETMTDLVEASLAVRAAREVAPGVAVSASMTFDATPRGLFTVMGIDVARAARGLEEAGADIVGSNCGNGIEILVRVAREFRRHTRLPLLIRPNAGLPRIEEGAAVYPETPEFFEEKGEELLALGVSILGGCCGAGPEHVQAFRRLIDRRRRSER from the coding sequence ATGAGGCTTCTTCTCGACCGCGTGCGCGCGGGCGAGTGCCTCGTCGCGGACGGCGCGATCGGCACCTCTCTTCTTCGCGAGGGAGTTCCCGCGGGCGCATCGCTCGAGAAGCTGAACCTCGAGGAGCCGGCGCGCATCGAGGCGATCAGCCGCGCCTTCCTCGACGCGGGAGCCGAGATTCTTCAGACGAATACCTTCGGCGCGTCGGCGCTCTGTCTCGCGCGGCACCGCCTCGAAGCCGAGACGGAGGAGATCAACCGGACCGCCGTGAGGATCGCGCGCCGGGCTGCCGCGGGCCGCGCGTACGTCGCCGCCTCGTGCGGTCCGTCGGGACGGCTTCTCAAGCCCCACGGGGACGCCGACCCTGGGCTCGTCGCCGATTCCTTCCGCCGGCAGATGAGCGCGCTCGCCGCCGAGGGGGTCGATCTTTTCTGCATCGAGACGATGACGGATCTTGTGGAGGCGTCGCTTGCGGTGCGGGCCGCGCGCGAGGTCGCGCCCGGCGTGGCGGTCTCCGCGAGCATGACGTTCGATGCCACGCCGCGCGGTCTCTTCACCGTGATGGGGATCGACGTCGCGCGGGCGGCGCGCGGACTGGAGGAGGCGGGCGCCGACATCGTCGGATCGAACTGCGGAAACGGGATCGAGATTCTTGTGCGCGTCGCGCGCGAGTTTCGCCGGCATACGCGGCTCCCGCTTCTCATCCGCCCGAACGCCGGGCTTCCACGAATCGAGGAGGGCGCCGCGGTCTATCCGGAGACGCCGGAGTTCTTCGAGGAGAAGGGGGAGGAGCTCCTCGCGCTCGGCGTGTCGATTCTCGGGGGGTGCTGCGGCGCCGGGCCCGAGCATGTCCAAGCCTTCCGCCGCCTCATCGACCGGCGGCGAAGAAGCGAACGCTGA